Sequence from the Thermoanaerobacterium sp. PSU-2 genome:
CTACTTTAATATCATCTGATTTTACACTTTCTGTATACGGCGGTTCACTTTTTTTATAATTAAGCCCTTCTTTAGCCAATGCCGTTCTACCTGCGGCATCTGAATGAAACCATGCTTCGATGTATTTTCCATCGTATACGGCTACTAATCCTCTCGTATCATTTACTGCTTTCTTTATATTAGAATTGATATTTGATGGATTCCACGCTTGTGCTTCTTCGAAATCGGTTGATATATCAGCGTTTGTGTATTTTGATTTTTCATTATCGACAAAATTTAAAACATAGCTTCTCGCCAATATTGCTTGTGCCTTTAAAGCCTCCATAGGCCAATTGTTTTTTATCTCACCTGCGACTGTCCCCATGACATATTGTTCCAAAGGCATTGTCTCTATTTTCCCCGTCTGTGTAATGTAGACTTTCAAGACAGGCTCTTTATTATATCCACGGCTTATTTTATCAGGTATCTTTGGAATCATTGTTTTCTCCTTTGTTGACTGCATAGGCTTTTTGGCTGGAGTGCCACATGACGTAGAAACCAACATAAAGATAAGAAAAATTAAGATCCACTTTGTCTTATTCATAAAAAAATCCCTCCCATTCAAAATTCATTCCTTATCTTAGTATGGGAAGGATTGTCGTATTTAATTCTTTTTATAGTAGCCTGTACATTTTATTAGCGTCATCTTTAAGGGCATGATCTTTTATATCTAAAACTTCTGCTTTTATTACTCTATTTCCAAAATTAATCTCTACGATATCTCCTACTTTTAAAATATCGCCTGCTTTTGCCACTTTTCCATTTACAAATACCATTCCCTTGTCACAAGCTTCTTTTGCCACTGTCCTTCTTTTTATAAGCCTGGACACTTTCAAAAACTTATCAAGCCGCATGTCCATCGTCCTCCAAAAAAACAATCAGGTCATACGACCTGATCTTATGCATTTACTAAATCTTTTAATGCCTTTCCTGCTTTAAATACTGGTGCTTTTGAAGCAGGAATCGTAATTTCCTCTTTTGTCTGTGGATTTCTGCCCTTTCTTTCTGCTCTTTCCCTTACTTCGAATGTTCCAAAACCTACTAATTGAACTTTGTCTCCTTGTTTTAAAGCTTCTTGAACTGCATCAACAAATGCATTTAATGCCTTTTCTGCATCCTTTTTTGTTAACTCACTTTTTTCTGCAATCTTAGTAACAAGATCTGCCTTATTCACCATAATACCTCCTTAGTAATTTATACTACACTTATTTATTCTTCACAAATCTTAAAAATCCTGCTAGTTTAAGCTTATTTTTGTGCTTTTTTATTAAATTTATTCATTTTTGCCTCATTCCAGAGGCTATCCATCTCAGATAATGTCATGTCTTCCAATTTATGTCCAGATTTCTCTGCTGCATTTTCTATGTAATTGAACCTCTGGATGAATTTTTCAATGGTCTTATGAACAGCAATTTCGGGGTCTATTTTCAAAAATCTAGCAACATTTACGACAGCAAAAATCAAATCACCTAATTCTTCTACTTTATCATTTTCGTCTTCCCCTTTATACACCTCCTTAAATTCATTTAATTCTTCATAGACTTTTGCCATTGCGTCGTCTACATTGTCCCAGTCAAAGCCTACTTTTGCCGCTTTTTCTTGCACTTTATAACCCCTAATCAATGCTGGCATAGACCTTGGAACACTTTTTAACTCATTTGTGTGGGATTTATAGCCTTTTTCATCTTTCTTTATCTCATCCCACCTTTTTAGAACATCTGCTGAAGTAGCTATTTCCTCCACTCCAAACACATGAGGGTGCCTGTAAATCATCTTTTTACACTCGGCATCACATACATCATGAAAGTTGAATGCCTTTCTCTCATCAGCTATTTGAGAGTGAAAAACCACCTGCAGCAAAACGTCTCCAAGCTCTTCCAATAAACTTTCGTCTGAATTGTTCTCTATTGCATCGATTACTTCATAGCATTCTTCAATCAAATATCTTTTTAATGTGCTGTGATCCTGCTCTTTATCCCAAGGACATCCACTCTCACCTCTGAGCTTTGCCATTATGTCCAGCAAGTCATCTACATCGTACCTTGCTTTAAAAGTGCCTTCGACAGGCGGTATAAATATAGATGTAAGGTAATCGATCCAATCTATCATGTCAATTTCATACAAAGGCATGGTTTCGATTCGCTGTTCACCTTTTACACCAGCACTTTTTACAACCGTCACCAGAAATTCGTCGCCGTAAATGTCCATAAGCTTAAGCTTTACTTCTGAAGCCACCCTTTTATTGTAAACCTGTGTTACTAAATTATTGCACCTTTTGTCAGGTTTTATACTATCAAGAGACAGTCCATCGATGATTTTCAATCCATAAATAGGATCTATTTTTAATTCATTCACGACAACATCGACAAAGCTCATAGCAGGAACAACTTCTACTTTTATATCGTCACTGTCATTTAAAAACTTTAACAGATACTCAACAGTTTTTTCCGCAACTAAAGGATTGCCTGGAACAGCATAGACTACATTATCGTATTTTTCGGCAATTTCTACTATTTCCCGAGTAATATTATCATAAACTTCCTCAAATGTCGAGCCCGTTTCATAAATTTTATCGAAAGTTTCAAAAGACAATCCCATATCCATTAAATATTTTACAACAGGGTGCTTTTCCGTCCTTAAATACAACTTGTCTGCATTCTTCATCTTTTCAATAGTTTCAATTGTCATGTGTTCAAACCCGCCAGGTCCAAGCCCTACTATGGTTAATTTGCCCATTTTTACACCTCCGACTATTTAATTAATATTATACCATTGAATTCACACAAAAAAACAAATTTCTACAATATTAAACCAGCAAAAATTTCACTTTGCTTAAAATATATTAATAGCACAAATAAAAGCGATTGAAAATTTCAACTAGTTAAATTATAATATATTTTATAATAAAAAGGGGGAGGGAGGCCAATTTCTGATGGATGTAGTTAAATTAGGGAAGAAAATCAGAGATGAAAGAAAAAAACTCCTTTTAAAACAGGGTGATATTTCGGGTGATGAATTTTCAAAAGGCTATATAAGTTTGATAGAAAAGGGGAAGATAAATCCTTCGCTAAAGGCTTTAGATTTTATTGCAAAGAAATTGAACAAACCGCTGGTGTACTTTCTTGATGACGATTACAAAGACAAAGCAGAACTTATAGATGAGATAAATACTTACAAAAAAGTATTGAAATTAGTGATAGAAGGAAGAAAGTCGCTTGACAGTGGAAATTTAGCCGATGCCATATCTTATTATCAAAAAGCTTTAGAGCTTAATGTAGATGAATACACTTTAAATATAATAAGCTTTTATTTAGGCAGGACGTACACAAAAATTGAAGATTACAAGTCTGCTTTAGATTCATTCAATAGGTGTTTGACTTACTTTTCTCAAAATTCTTTACACGAAATTCTCGTTGAAATATACTACAACATAGGTTTGTGTCATGAAAAATTGCAAAATCCTGATGCTGCGCTGACTTTTTATTTGAAAGCTATCGACGAATTCGAAAAAAGCAGTATAATTAATTATGAACTTAAATGTAAGATGCTTTATAGCATCGGCGATCTTTACAATAAGCTAGGAGAACTCATAAAATCGAGGGATTACTATTTAAATTGTTTAAACTATGCCACGATGACAAACACTGTTAACTACATTGCAAAGTGCAACAATGGTCTTGGACTTATAAATTACAAATTAAAAGAATACAACGATGCACTAAATTACATAAGAAAGTCTTTAGTAATAAGTAAGGCATTAAACATAAAAGGCGACATTGCCAGCGAATACAACTTATTGGGATTTGTCTATACAGATCTTAGGAAATACAATATAGCAAAAAGATATTTCCTCAAAAGCTACTCTATGTACAAAGATTTAGGCAACAAAACAGGCATGGCATGTAATCTGACTGAATTAGGCAGAATAGAATTTTACTTAGAAAATTATGATAAAGCTCTTGAACACATAAATTCATCTATGAATATATTGAAAGAGTTAAATGCGGAAGAAGAGATTGGCAGGTTGTACACTTTGCTGGGCACTATACATTTAAAACTTAAGGATTTTAAACAATCTGCATCAGAACTGAATAAATCATTGGAAATATTAAAAAAGCTGGGGCTTAAAAGGGAACTTTCAGATGCTTACAAAGCTTTAGGCAACCTGTATATATCGATTGGCAAGCCTGATTTAGCCAGTGAAAATTTCAATAAATCCATTGAACTTTTATGTGACTATTACAAATAGGAGGCATTTTAATTGAACTCATTCTATATTTTTCTTGATAAACTGACTGACAGTGTTTTTCCTGCATTAAGGCATAGAAATTTCAGATTGTTTTGGTTTGGACAAATGATATCCCTCATAGGCACATGGATGCAAAATATTGGTCAAGATTGGCTAGTCCTTAAACTGACCAATTCTGCATTCTTGTTGGGTGTTGTAAGCGCCCTTCAATTTCTGCCTATGCTTTTTTTATCTCTGTTTGCTGGTGTCGTAATAGATAGGTTTCCAAAGAGAAAGATCCTTATATTTACTCAGACAAGCCTGCTGGTGACAGCTTTGGCTCTTGCAACGCTAACTGCATTAAACATAATAAACTACTGGGAAATACTCGTTTTAGCAACCATCGTCGGTTTCATAAACACCATCGACAATCCTGCAAGGCAATCATTTATAATCGATTTAGTTGGCAAAGAAGACTTGATGAATGCAATATCACTTAATTCTTCCATATTCAATGCAGCCAGAATCATAGGACCTGGCATAGCAGGCGTACTTATAGGCCTTTTAGGTTATGCACTGTGCTTTTACCTCAACGCATTAAGCTTTATTGCAGTAATCACTGGTTTAATCCTTATTGATGTGAAAGTAAGCAAATCAAGAGCAATGTTAAAAAAGGAAGATGTGATATCAGATATAAAAGAAGGGCTTCTCTACATCAAAAATACTCCGATAATATTCGCTACTATACTTATGATGGCGGTTTTAAGCACGTTCGCCATAAATTTCAATGTTTTAGTGCCTGTGTTTGCAAAAAACATCTTAAATCAAAATTCCACGGGATACGGCTTTCTCATGTCATCTATGGGCGTTGGCGCATTAATAGGTGCTCTAATACTGGCATCATTAAGCAAGAAAGGTGCGAAACCTTTCTATCTCATATTAGGTGGAGTGGGATTGTGTGTCTTCCAAATCTTAATCGGTTTTCAAAGCTACTATTGGCTTACAACGATTCTCCTCGCTTTATCTGGATTTTCTATGATTACTTTCTCTGCATCGGCAAACACCACCGTACAGCTTAACTCCAGCAACAGATTTAGAGGGAGAGTCATGAGCGTATACTCTTTAGTGTTTGGAGGCGTCACGCCTATAGGTGCCCTTTACGCAGGAAGTCTTGCCGAAAAAGTTGGCGCACACATGACATTTATAATAAGTGGTATTATAGGCATCGCATATATACTGTATGTAGTATTATTCAAGTACAAAAAGAGCTTTTCTTTAGACATTGTAGAAGACGAGTAAAAAAGGACCAGCTTCAATATTGCTGGTCCTCGTCATATATAAGCTTCGCAGACGGAAACATCTCAATTGCCCGCGGCAAAATCCCTTGCACGTATGCAATTAAAAGCCCATAATTTACAATCGGAATTTCTTTGCCTTTTGCATAGGATATTCTGTACATCATTTCTCTCTTGTTAAGCATACACCCACCGCAATGAACAATAAGCTTGTACTGGTCAAGATTGTCTGGAAACGTCATTCCACTGGAAAAATCAAATTGAATATCACCGCCTACAATTTGGCGTATCCACCTGGGTATTTTTACTTTCCCTATATCATCAGATTGCCTGTGGTGTGTACATCCTTCGGCTATAAGAACCTTGTCACCGGGTTTAAGTCTTTCTAATACTTTAAGCCCTTTTGTCAATTCGTCAAGGTCGCCTTTGTACCTTGCAAAAAGAATCGAAAAAGATGTTAAAGGTATGTCCCGAGGTGTATCTGCACTTACTTTTGAGAAAACCTGCGAATCAGTGATAACTAATGCCGGTTTCTTCCCTAAATTCTCCAACGTCTCTTTCAGCTCGTATTCCTTTGTGACAATAGCGATAGCATCACTTTCAATCACATCTCTTATCACCTGTTGCTGCGGCAGTATAAGCCTTCCCTTAGGTGCAGCCTTATCTATCGGCACTACCAGCACCACGAAATCACCAGGATTTATCAGATCAGACACCAAAGAAAGCTCTTTATCATCGTATGGAGCCTTTTTTATTATTTGCCTTTTAAGCTCTTCTATGCCATAACCATTATTGGCAGACGTCTCAACAAGCTCTAATTTCAACTTCTTTTCCCAATCAGCTTTTTGATTGAAATGAAATTGAGCTAAATCCGCCTTGTTTAAAACACCTACAACCGGAATATTTTTCTCTCTGATCTTATCTAAAATTTCCTCCTCAAACTCTGACGGCCCCACCATGCCATCTATCACAAGCAAAGCAAGATCCGTCCTGTTTAGCACTTCATACGTTTTTTTGACCCTTAGTTCTCCCAGCTCCCCTGTATCGTCAAGTCCTGCAGTATCTGTTATCACTACAGGGCCTATCGGCAGTATCTCCATCGCTTTCTGCACAGGGTCTGTTGTAGTACCTGCTACATCGGAGACAATAGCGATGTTTTGATTAGTAAGTGCATTTATTATGCTTGATTTTCCTGCGTTTCTTCTGCCAAATATTGATATATGCAATCTCGATGCATTTGGCGTCGTATTCATCTATTTTCCCCTCTCAATCTTTTTAAACCAGGTATGCCTGGTTTTGTCATTTCGTATTCATTAAGTATGGCATCAAGCTGTTCTTCTTTAAAATATTTTTTAGCAACTTCTCTTATCGTCTTTCCTTTCTCTTTAGCTTCTTTTGCTATCATAGATGCTTTTTCGTATCCCAAATGAGGGCTTAAAACAATCGCATAAGATAGGCTGTTTTCCACCATTTCTTCAAGGTGATGCCGATTAGCCTCTATGCCTTTTATACATTTATATATAAACATGTCTACTGCATTTTTAAGAAGATCAATCTCATTGAAAAGATTATAGGCAATAAGCGGCAATGTGAAATTAAGCTCAAATTCCCCAGATTGCGCTCCTAATGTTATAGCATAATCGCAGGACAATACTTGATATGCTGCCTGTTTTACTGCCTCAGGTATTACTGGATTTATCTTGCCCGGCATTATAGACGAACCAGCTTGTACTTCCGGTATGGTTATCTCCATAAGTCCACATCTTGGACCTGATGACATAAGCCTAATATCATTAGATATCTTGATAAGATTTGTAGCTGCAGCTTTCAACATACCTGATACTTCCACAAAAACATCGTTATTTTGAGTAGGATCCATCATGTACTCAGCTCTGGCAAGTCCAATTCCTGTTATGTCTCTTAAAATCTCAATGACGCTGTAGATATACCTTATGTCAGCATTTAACCCTGTGCCGACAGCAGTCCCACCTATATTCACCTGCCTTAGCCTTTCCTCCACCTTGTATATCCTCCACCTATCCCTTGCGATTGCCTGTGCATATGCTCCAAACTCCTGACCCAGCATCACAGGCACAGCATCCTGCAGTTCCGTCCTACCCATCTTAATTACGTCTTTAAACTCGTCTTCCTTTTCTTGAAGTGCTACTTGTAGATTAGCAAAACTCTCACTTAAAGGCTTTAAAAGTTTAATAGCTGCTATTCTTACAGCAGTAGGAAAAACATCGTTTGTGGATTGGCTTAAGTTTACATGATCAACAGGACTTACTAAATCATAATTTCCTTTTTCGCCGCCAAGCAGCTCTATCGCCCTATTTGCTATGACTTCATTCATATTCATATTTGCAGATGTACCTGCTCCACCCTGAAGTGCATCAACAATGAATTGGTCGTGAAATTTACCTTCGATTATTTCATCACATGCAATAATTATAGCATCTGCAATTTTTTTATCAAGCAATTTTATGTTTCTATTGGCTATAGCAGCCGCCTTTTTTACTTGTGCCAGTGCTATTATAAGCTCTCTATGAATTGGTTGACCTGACAAATTGAAATTTTCATGAGCTCTTAAACTGTGAATGCCATAATAAGCATCATTAGGCACTTCCATATATCCTAAAATATCGTGTTCTATCCTGTAGCTCATCTTTTTCACCTTCTTAACATGTATTCCAAAAACATCAAAGCTTTCATACAATATATTAGCATATTTTTATCAAAAATATATTATCATAATACTACTTGATTTTAATTTATATGAGGTGTATAATATTTACAAAAGATAATTTTTATCAAAAGAAATAAATTATCTTTAAATTAAAAGGAGGTTTTCTTATGGCAAATTTATTTGGAGTTTACAAATGCAAGGAGTGCGGAAATGTTGTAGAAGTTTTAAACGCTGGTGATGGAACATTGACATGCTGTGAAAAACCAATGGAAGAGCAAATAGTAAATACAGTTGATGCCAGCAAAGAAAAACACGTTCCTGTGATATTAAAAGACGGTGACACAGTAACAGTAAAAGTTGGCAGCGTAGAACATCCTATGGAGGAAAAACACTACATAGAGTGGATTTCAATTTTAGCCGACGGAATTTACATGAGGAAGATGTTAAAACCAGGAGATAAACCTGAAGCAACATTCAAGACAGATGCAGCAAAGATTCAAGCTTGGGCATATTGCAATTTGCACGGCTTGTGGACTGCAGAGATTTAAACTTTACTCCTCCTATTTTTGCATTTGTTTATGCATAAAAGATGTCCTAATGAGGACATCTTTTTGTTTTGTTCACAACATTCCTTGAAAGGTTGTATACAAAAGTATTCCGTTTAAAAGTATTATAAAAATCGAAATTCCCCATCCTACAATTGTAACAGCCAAATTGTTTACAAATTCACCCATGTATTCTCTTTTAGAAGTTATTAAAAGCAGTGGTATTATAGCAAATGGAAGAGCAAAGCTTAAAACGACTTGGCTTAAAATAAGAGCATTCATTGGATTTACACCCAAGAAAAGGACTGCCATTGACGGTATTATCGTAATAAGCCTTTTTAAAAGCGGTGGAAAAGTTTTATTTAAAAATCCATCCATAACCGTCTCACCTGCCATAGTCCCAACTGCAGACGACGAAAATCCCGATGATAAAAGGGCCAATGCAAAAGCTATACCTGAAAAAGAACCCAAAAGAGGTTCTAATGATTTATGAGCATCTTCTATAGAATCAACATAAATACCATTTTTAAAGAAAACTGCCGCTGACACAATTACCATAGCTGCATTGACAATAAAAGCGATATTCATGGCTATCACAATGTCCAGCCTTTCCATCCATAAATGGTGCCTTTTCTCTTTTAAGCTTAAACCCTTGTTTCTACTTTGAACTAATTGAGAATGCAAAAATATGACATGCGGCATTACTGTAGCGCCCAGCATACCAACTGCTATATACAAAGCATCTCTATTTGCAATCGTTGGAGTCAAAGTGCTGAGTCCAACCTTCAGCCATTCTGGCTTTGCTAAAAACATTTCGAATCCGTATGCTAAGCATATTACACCTATTAATATTTCAATGACTGACTCCACCGCTTTCTGCCCAAATCTCTGTAGATGCGTTATGAAAAGTGTCACAATTCCAGTTATGACACCTGCATAGGCCAATGGAATCTTAAAAAGAAGGTATATTCCTACAGCACCACCTAAAAATTCTGCCATCGTGGTTGCAATAGCTGCAATCTCAGATACGACAAAAAGCAATACATTAATCTTTTTTGAAAATACAGCTCCACACATTTGGGACAAATTTTTTTCAGTAGCTATACCCAATTTAGCCGATAAATACTGGAGAAAGATTGCAATCATATTGCTCCACAAGATGACCCACAAAAGGCTGTAATTGTACTTAGCACCTCCAGTTATATTTGTGGCAAAATTGCCAGGATCTATATAAGCAACGCTTACTACAAATGCTGGACCTAAGTACTTTAAAAAATCAGCAATCTTCTTTACAATCAGGTTTCCTGAGGCTTTTTTGTTTGTTTCAGCGAAATCTGCCACAGCCACACTATTTAAATCTTTCATATTATGTCACACCCTTTTTCACATTGGCAACATTATTAGCCAATCCTAAAATTTAAAATTCTAACATAGAATATGTTAAACGGATGTATTTCGTTACATTTAAAAAGAAGGTGAATAAATTGCAGGATAAATTTCGCACTTTTAGCGAATACATGAAAAAAGAGAATAACTCATTGACAGCGTCTATGGAAGACTATCTTGAAATGATATGTAGATTATCAGCCAAATCAGGCTATGTAAGGCTGCATGAATTGGCAGATGCATTGAATGTCCAGCCACCATCCGCCACAAAGATGGTTCAAAAGCTTTCTGAGCTTAATCTCATAGACTATGAAAAGTACGGCATCATAACTTTAAGCAATGAAGGCAAATCAATCGGAGAAGCTCTTATAAAAAGGCATAATACAATCTTAGAACTTCTAAAAACACTTGGAATAGCAGAAAATAATCTTCTTGAAGAAACAGAAAAAATAGAACACACTGTAAGTACAGAAACACTCCATTGTTTCTTACGTTTTATGGACTTTTTAGAACAAAATAATGACATTAAAGAAAAATTAACTCAGTACATGAAATCAAAAAGAGATTAAAAGTGGATTAAAATTTACAATTCTGTAATAATTGCAATTTTTAATATGCTATAATTATAAATGTACACTATTTTGCAAAAAGGAATGGGGATTTTAATGTCATTATTGAAATTGGGAATTGATGTAGTTCTTCATCTCGACAAGTATTTAGGCACCATAATACAAACGTATGGTACCGCCACATATTTACTTATATTTCTCATATTGTTTTTTGAGACAGGCATCGTCATAACGCCATTTTTGCCTGGTGACTCGCTAATATTTGCTGCAGGTGCGTTTGCTGCCATAGGTTCGCTAAATGTATTCACCTTATTTATAGTAGTCGCGTCGGCTGCAATATTAGGTGACACTGTAAACTACCACATAGGAAAATTTATAGGCGAAAAAATATACGAAGCTGAAAACCTAAAATTGATAAAGAAAGAACACCTTTTAGAAGCCAGAAACTTCTATGATAAATACGGCAATATGACAATAGTATTAGGAAGATTTATACCTATCATAAGGACGTTTGTGCCGTTTGTGGCAGGCATAGGTGAGATGAATTATATCCACTTCCTCACCTACAACGCATTAGGCGGTATAATCTGGGCAGCATTGTTCTCGTTTGGCGGCTACTACTTTGGAAACCTCGAGATTGTCAAAACACATTTTGGATTCGTCACAATAGCCATAATCGTGATTTCTTTGATACCTGCTTTAGTGACTTTCTTGAAAAAGAAGTAAGCGAGATATAATCTCGCTTTTTTTATGACTTTATTTGATAAGGCTTTATCATAATTCTTTAATTGAAAAATATTTTTAGTTAAATTATTGACAATAAAATTAATATATTGTAATATTAAGATATAATAATAATTTTAATAGGAGGAAGAATCATGAAAGTTGTAATTGTCGGGGGCGTTGCTGGCGGCGCATCTGCTGCGGCAAGATTGAGAAGACTTGATGAAGACGCTGAAATAATACTCTTTGAAAAGGGAGAATATATATCTTATGCCAACTGTGGTCTGCCGTATTATATAGGTGAAGTCATAAAAGAACGTGAAAAATTAGTCGTTCAAACACCAGAAGCTATGTCAAAGCGCTTCAACATCGACATAAGGACTCTATCAGAAGTCACAAAGATAAATCCTGATGAAAAAACCGTAGTCGTTCATGATATAAAAAATGACAGAACCTATACAGAAAGCTACGATAAATTGATACTATCACCTGGCGCAGAACCTATAAAACCACCAATGCCAGGCATAGATGGCAAAAATATTTTTACGCTTAGAACTATTCCAGATACTTATA
This genomic interval carries:
- a CDS encoding SpoIID/LytB domain-containing protein, encoding MNKTKWILIFLIFMLVSTSCGTPAKKPMQSTKEKTMIPKIPDKISRGYNKEPVLKVYITQTGKIETMPLEQYVMGTVAGEIKNNWPMEALKAQAILARSYVLNFVDNEKSKYTNADISTDFEEAQAWNPSNINSNIKKAVNDTRGLVAVYDGKYIEAWFHSDAAGRTALAKEGLNYKKSEPPYTESVKSDDIKVAPPNIRNWSYTFTKQEVLSALNKMGIEISDFKTVKIGAKGISGRTVLLNFDKIPVNAPDFRIAIGSEKMKSTMLDSVKYDGNNLTIKGRGFGHGVGMSQWGAYQMAKNGAKASDIIMHYFKNINIVKLWD
- a CDS encoding RNA-binding S4 domain-containing protein, with the protein product MRLDKFLKVSRLIKRRTVAKEACDKGMVFVNGKVAKAGDILKVGDIVEINFGNRVIKAEVLDIKDHALKDDANKMYRLL
- a CDS encoding HU family DNA-binding protein gives rise to the protein MNKADLVTKIAEKSELTKKDAEKALNAFVDAVQEALKQGDKVQLVGFGTFEVRERAERKGRNPQTKEEITIPASKAPVFKAGKALKDLVNA
- the mazG gene encoding nucleoside triphosphate pyrophosphohydrolase, translating into MGKLTIVGLGPGGFEHMTIETIEKMKNADKLYLRTEKHPVVKYLMDMGLSFETFDKIYETGSTFEEVYDNITREIVEIAEKYDNVVYAVPGNPLVAEKTVEYLLKFLNDSDDIKVEVVPAMSFVDVVVNELKIDPIYGLKIIDGLSLDSIKPDKRCNNLVTQVYNKRVASEVKLKLMDIYGDEFLVTVVKSAGVKGEQRIETMPLYEIDMIDWIDYLTSIFIPPVEGTFKARYDVDDLLDIMAKLRGESGCPWDKEQDHSTLKRYLIEECYEVIDAIENNSDESLLEELGDVLLQVVFHSQIADERKAFNFHDVCDAECKKMIYRHPHVFGVEEIATSADVLKRWDEIKKDEKGYKSHTNELKSVPRSMPALIRGYKVQEKAAKVGFDWDNVDDAMAKVYEELNEFKEVYKGEDENDKVEELGDLIFAVVNVARFLKIDPEIAVHKTIEKFIQRFNYIENAAEKSGHKLEDMTLSEMDSLWNEAKMNKFNKKAQK
- a CDS encoding tetratricopeptide repeat protein, giving the protein MDVVKLGKKIRDERKKLLLKQGDISGDEFSKGYISLIEKGKINPSLKALDFIAKKLNKPLVYFLDDDYKDKAELIDEINTYKKVLKLVIEGRKSLDSGNLADAISYYQKALELNVDEYTLNIISFYLGRTYTKIEDYKSALDSFNRCLTYFSQNSLHEILVEIYYNIGLCHEKLQNPDAALTFYLKAIDEFEKSSIINYELKCKMLYSIGDLYNKLGELIKSRDYYLNCLNYATMTNTVNYIAKCNNGLGLINYKLKEYNDALNYIRKSLVISKALNIKGDIASEYNLLGFVYTDLRKYNIAKRYFLKSYSMYKDLGNKTGMACNLTELGRIEFYLENYDKALEHINSSMNILKELNAEEEIGRLYTLLGTIHLKLKDFKQSASELNKSLEILKKLGLKRELSDAYKALGNLYISIGKPDLASENFNKSIELLCDYYK
- a CDS encoding MFS transporter, with the translated sequence MNSFYIFLDKLTDSVFPALRHRNFRLFWFGQMISLIGTWMQNIGQDWLVLKLTNSAFLLGVVSALQFLPMLFLSLFAGVVIDRFPKRKILIFTQTSLLVTALALATLTALNIINYWEILVLATIVGFINTIDNPARQSFIIDLVGKEDLMNAISLNSSIFNAARIIGPGIAGVLIGLLGYALCFYLNALSFIAVITGLILIDVKVSKSRAMLKKEDVISDIKEGLLYIKNTPIIFATILMMAVLSTFAINFNVLVPVFAKNILNQNSTGYGFLMSSMGVGALIGALILASLSKKGAKPFYLILGGVGLCVFQILIGFQSYYWLTTILLALSGFSMITFSASANTTVQLNSSNRFRGRVMSVYSLVFGGVTPIGALYAGSLAEKVGAHMTFIISGIIGIAYILYVVLFKYKKSFSLDIVEDE
- the hydF gene encoding [FeFe] hydrogenase H-cluster maturation GTPase HydF, which codes for MNTTPNASRLHISIFGRRNAGKSSIINALTNQNIAIVSDVAGTTTDPVQKAMEILPIGPVVITDTAGLDDTGELGELRVKKTYEVLNRTDLALLVIDGMVGPSEFEEEILDKIREKNIPVVGVLNKADLAQFHFNQKADWEKKLKLELVETSANNGYGIEELKRQIIKKAPYDDKELSLVSDLINPGDFVVLVVPIDKAAPKGRLILPQQQVIRDVIESDAIAIVTKEYELKETLENLGKKPALVITDSQVFSKVSADTPRDIPLTSFSILFARYKGDLDELTKGLKVLERLKPGDKVLIAEGCTHHRQSDDIGKVKIPRWIRQIVGGDIQFDFSSGMTFPDNLDQYKLIVHCGGCMLNKREMMYRISYAKGKEIPIVNYGLLIAYVQGILPRAIEMFPSAKLIYDEDQQY
- a CDS encoding aspartate ammonia-lyase — encoded protein: MSYRIEHDILGYMEVPNDAYYGIHSLRAHENFNLSGQPIHRELIIALAQVKKAAAIANRNIKLLDKKIADAIIIACDEIIEGKFHDQFIVDALQGGAGTSANMNMNEVIANRAIELLGGEKGNYDLVSPVDHVNLSQSTNDVFPTAVRIAAIKLLKPLSESFANLQVALQEKEDEFKDVIKMGRTELQDAVPVMLGQEFGAYAQAIARDRWRIYKVEERLRQVNIGGTAVGTGLNADIRYIYSVIEILRDITGIGLARAEYMMDPTQNNDVFVEVSGMLKAAATNLIKISNDIRLMSSGPRCGLMEITIPEVQAGSSIMPGKINPVIPEAVKQAAYQVLSCDYAITLGAQSGEFELNFTLPLIAYNLFNEIDLLKNAVDMFIYKCIKGIEANRHHLEEMVENSLSYAIVLSPHLGYEKASMIAKEAKEKGKTIREVAKKYFKEEQLDAILNEYEMTKPGIPGLKRLRGENR
- a CDS encoding desulfoferrodoxin; the protein is MANLFGVYKCKECGNVVEVLNAGDGTLTCCEKPMEEQIVNTVDASKEKHVPVILKDGDTVTVKVGSVEHPMEEKHYIEWISILADGIYMRKMLKPGDKPEATFKTDAAKIQAWAYCNLHGLWTAEI
- a CDS encoding Nramp family divalent metal transporter — its product is MKDLNSVAVADFAETNKKASGNLIVKKIADFLKYLGPAFVVSVAYIDPGNFATNITGGAKYNYSLLWVILWSNMIAIFLQYLSAKLGIATEKNLSQMCGAVFSKKINVLLFVVSEIAAIATTMAEFLGGAVGIYLLFKIPLAYAGVITGIVTLFITHLQRFGQKAVESVIEILIGVICLAYGFEMFLAKPEWLKVGLSTLTPTIANRDALYIAVGMLGATVMPHVIFLHSQLVQSRNKGLSLKEKRHHLWMERLDIVIAMNIAFIVNAAMVIVSAAVFFKNGIYVDSIEDAHKSLEPLLGSFSGIAFALALLSSGFSSSAVGTMAGETVMDGFLNKTFPPLLKRLITIIPSMAVLFLGVNPMNALILSQVVLSFALPFAIIPLLLITSKREYMGEFVNNLAVTIVGWGISIFIILLNGILLYTTFQGML